CCGACGCCGGGTCCGGCGCGTCGATCCCCAGCGCCGCCGGGTCGTAGTCGTCCTCGAAGTGCTCGACCACGTCGTCGACGATCGCCGCCTCGACCGCGTCCCGGGACATCGTCTCGGCCCTCGCGGTGGCGGTGGGATCGGCGTCGAGCGCCGGGTCGGCGTCCGCCCGGCCGAGCTCGTCGAGGACGAACGACTCGTCGCCCTCCGACGCGGTCGCCGGCCGGTGGTCCTCGCTCATTCCCCCGAAGGTTTCGCACCGAGTGTAAAAAAGACATGGCCAACATCCGGTCGATATCCCGCAGCGGACTGGATCCCGTTCCGCCTTCGGTCGTGTCCGGTGACAGATCGCCCGTCGCTCGCCGGATGTCACGGCGGTGCGACTGGACCGCGGTGGCGCTCTGTAGCTCTCGTGGGCGGTATGGAGGGGTCCGGACGCCTCCTAGTAACCCTCATTGACGCGACGCGCCAGCGCTGACACACGCCGGGAACCCGGTCTCACGGCCCCGGTTCGACCGACCCACACCATGTCAGACTCAGACTCCAGTCAGTCGTCGGACACCGACCGCGTCCATCGGGAGTACCCCCTCGACGTGCGCGTCGTCGAGTTCCGTCCCGCGGGCGCCGAGCAGCCCCAGTACCGCTTCGAGGCGCCCGAACACACCGACATCAGCTTCGCGGACCCGGAGACGGCGACGCTGTACGCCGACGTGTACTTCGACACGAACGGGTTTCAGGAGGCGGGCACCGGCCACCGCGGCGTCCCGCCGGAGGTTGTCCAGGCCGGCCGCGACACGATGGCGGCCTACTTCCTGACGATGGCCGGGACCGACACCAACTGGGTCGCCTCCTTCTACGGCAAGAAACCGTCGGAGATCGAGCGCTACGTCGGCGCCGTCCGCCGGCGCGCCGAGGAGATACGGACCGAAGCGGCCGAACGCGGCGTCGAACCGGCCGCCAACGCCGCCTGAGAGCGACACCGGTTTTCCCGCCGACCCACCCGTCGATAGCCGCAGCGATTCGGTTCCCGTCCGCTACGTAGCTCTCAGTACCGCTCTCGGTCGGTAAGACGCGAACGTATCACTCTTAGAAGACTTCATCTGGTGATCGGCTGACCGGACGGACGCATGGTCGATCTCAATCGGCGGACGCTGATGGCCTCCTCGGCGGCAGCGGCGCTCGGCGCGAGCGTCTCCGGCGTGGCGAGCGCGGAGGCCGCGGACGACGAACAGACAGCGGGGGCACCGACGGTGCGCGGCGACCTCAAGCGCTTCTCCTCGACGGCGCTGGGCGCGGAGGTCACGGGCCCGTACGTCTTCGACGACGGGGAACTCCTCTACAGCCTGCAGCACCCGAGCCGGGACAACCCCGGCGAGTACGGTCGCGCGGGCATCGGCTACTTCAGCGGCTTCCAGTTCGACTTTTCGGGGACGAACGACGACTTCGAGGAGCTGTCGACGCCCTCGACGGAGGACGAGCGCGGGCGCGTCCGTGGCGCCGACGGCGAGTACACGCTCCTCGCTCGGGAACAGGACCGGATCGACGGGGGGAGCGAACGGCTGGGAGTCGCTCAGACGCCGGACGGCTGGGACCTGACGACCGAGAACTTCGCGGGGACGCAGTACGGCGACGCCGGCTACAACCCCGACTGCAACCAGTTCGTCGCCACCGACGGCGCGCGCACCGAGGGGTATCTGTTCACCAACTGGGAGAACAGTCCGGGCAACGTCTCGCGCATCCCGCTACACAAAGACGACGGCGAGTGGCACGCCGACCTCGACGACGCGATCAACCTCGCCAACACCGAGCCGTTCCGCGAGATCGGCGGCACGCGCATCAACTGCTACGGCGACAAGAGCCCGTGGGACACGATGCTCTCCTCGGAGGAGAACTACGCTCACACGCGCGTCTCGCTGACGGCGACGGTCGGCGACATCGTCGAGGCCGACTCGGGACGGGGGCTCGTCGGCGCCTGCCAGTTCTGGAACCGCCCGAATCCCAGCGAGATCCAGGCGGCGATCGACGAATACTACGGCGAGGAGTCGTGGTCCGTTCAGGGGTACTGGGCGATGACCGGGGTCGAGCTGCTGGCGTACTACCTGGGCGCCGACCGCGTCGACCAGGCCGCGCCGCCGTACGCCGACGGCGCCGAGCAGGCCAACACGACCGAGCCGATCGGCGACAGCTACCCCAACCCCTACCGCTACGGCTACCACGTCGACATCCGCGAGCCGGCGGCCGAGACGCCCCAGCCCGTCAAGTACTACGTGATGGGGCGGGCCGCCTGGGAGGCGCCGGACGTCCAGACCGACGAGCGGACCGTCTACGAGTGCTCCGACGGCGACAGCAAGGGCGTCTACAAGTTCGTCGCCGAGGACCCGATCCCGAGCTACGACGACCCGATGGACGTCGAGGGGACGCTGTACGCGCCGAAGATCACCAACGGCGACGCGGTCGCCGGCGACTCCCCCGCGGAGACGGACCTGGAGATCGAGTGGTGGCCGCTCGGCAGCGCCACCAACGCCGCGGTCGAATCCTGGATCGCCGCCTACGACGACGTGACCCAGGTCGACTACCTCGCGACCCACTCCTCGTGGACCGAGGGCGAGGAGGTCACCGCCGAGATTCTGGAGGAGGCCGACCGCGAGGTCGTCGCGAACGGGAACCGGAACTACGTCACTAACGAGGAGATCGTCCGGTGGGCCGACCAGTGGAGCCCGAACGACCCCGACAGCGTCGACGACGACCTCCGCAAAGTCCCGTTCCTGGAGACGCGGGCGGCGGCCAAGGAGATCGGCGCCTCCATCGAGTTCAACAAGGCCGAGGGCGTCGACAGCGTCGCGGGCGCGACGAGCGGCGACTACGTCTACTTCGCCCTCTCGGAGTTCAACGACGACTTGGCCGACGACACGGGCGACCTCCGGCTTGACCGCGTCGACGGCGGCGTCGTCTACCGCGGGACCCTCGACTCGAACTACGATATCACGACGCTGGAACCGGTCATCGTGGGCCCGGACGCGACCGATCCCGCCGACGTGGCCGACGACGCGCTGATCAACGTCGACAACCTCTACGTCATGGAGGACGGCCGCGTCCTCTGCTGTGAGGACGCCGACCAGCTCGGCCGCTCCTACAGCAACGACTGCCTCTACGTCTTCGCGGACGAGGACACCGTCCGGCGGCTGGACTGACGAGCGCCGTCGACACCCGTCGCTTCGCCGGTCTCGTTTCGGGGCCGTCGCTGGCTCGTCGGTCGCCGCCCGCTCACTCGTGGCCGGGGACCGACGAGCCGTCAGTTCTCGGTGTCGTAGCGCACCTGGAGCAGCGAGTTGTGGCTCGACACGTCCGGGTCGTCGGCGGCGAGCCGCGAGTAGTCGGCCGTCGAATCACTGTCGGTTCCCTGTCTGTGGTAGAGGACGAACTGGACGCGGTCGTCGCGGTCAGCCCGAGTCTCCCAGGCGTGGCGGACGGCTCTCGTCACGTCCACCTGTCGGCCGCCCCAGCCGTCCTCGAAGGGGACGACCGAACGACCCGGCAGCAGCCTGAGCGACTTCGTCCGGTAGTCCGACGGCTCGATCGCGTCGCCGTAGTCGACGTGGACCGCGCTCAGATCGAACAGGTCGCCGTAGGGGTCGCCCTCCGGCGGCCGGAGGACGAGGGTCAGCGTCGCGTCCGTTATCGCCGACGGCGAGAGGTCCTCGGGGAGCGCGAGGTCGAACGTCAGCATCGCCTGGGTCGAGACGTTCTCGGCGTCGTCGCCCACCGGGAGCGTGTCGGTCTCGGTCGCGGGGACGACCGTCCCGTCGCTGGACAGCGCCCCGCTCAGCGCCTGGTTCGCGTCGAACTGTCGGGTCCGCTCGTTCGGGCGGAACTCGACGGTGAAGCGGTCGGTGAGCGTCTCGTCGCCGCGGGTAGCCCGCGATCGGATACCGACGATCTCGTGGCCATCGGAGCCCGGGCCCGTGTCGGAGACTGGGAACCCGTCGAACTCGAAGACCGCCCCGGGGTCGCTGGCCCCCATCCGCTGGTGGTTCCCGTCACCGTCCCGGTAGGCCCACTCGACGGACCAGTCGTCGATGTCGTCGACGCCCCGCGGGGTGGCGACGAACTCGACCGTCTCGTCGACGTCGACCGGCTGGTCGTTGCGCACGTCCGCGACCAGCGACGGCTCGTACAGGCTCATCAGGTAGTCGGGCTGGCGCCAGAACACGTCGAACGACCGCACGTTCGCGCCGCCGACCTGGTGCTGGCGGATGTCGACGCCCATGGTGCCGGTCCCCCACTCGTTGTGGAGGAACAGGTCGGTGCCCTCGTCGGTGACGAGGCGGCCGTCCTCCGCGGTCTCGGGGCCGGTCCGGTGGAAGTCCCCGACCACGAGGTCCGTCTCGTCGGTCCAGTCGAACCAGCCGCCCCGCTCGAAGCTTTCCACGCGAAGTTCAGCACTGTCGTCGTCCCAGGACAGCAGCGAGACCCGTTCGTCGGCGACGTGGGCGATCCCGCCCCGGTTGGGCCGCGAGTGGTGGGGGAGAAATTGCCCGCCGTACGACCGGTCCTCGGAGCCGAGCGTGAGTCGGTCCTGGGCGTTTTCGAGTCCCTTGAGGTCGGTCGTACGGTGCCAGACCGACTCGAACCCGTCGCCGTCCCACGAGAGCACGGCGGCTTCGTTGACGGCCGGCGAGGAGACCGTCTTGCGGACGTACAGCTCGTCGCGGCCGTCTCCGTCCAGGTCCGCGACCGCCAGGTCGTCGTCGGCGCCGAGCGTCCAGTCACCGACCGCCTCGGAATGGACCGCCGCCGTGTCAAGCGCGCCGGCGGTCTCGTCCCAGCCCACCAGCGCCAGGCCGTCGTCGCCGACGACGACGACCTCCTCGCCGTCGGAGCCGGTGAACCGGCCCGCGACGGCGGTGTCCCGCGGGGAGAACGAGTAGTCGCCGACCGTCCCGCCGTGGGTCGCTGCCACGTCGAAGTCCTCGTCCCACGAGAGGACGGCGGCTCCGTCGTCGCGGAGCGCGAGTATCTCGTCGCGGCCGTCGCCGTCGAGGTCGGCCGCGACCTCGTCGTCTCGGGCGGTCAGCGTCCAGTCACCGACCTCGTTCCCGACGACCGTGGGGGCCTCGAAGCGCTCGCCGGCCCAGCGGAAGATCCCCGCCCACCCGTCGCTCCGGACGTAGATCTCCTCGCGACCGTCACCGTCGAAATCGCCGACGAGCTCGCGGTCGCGGCTCCCGAGGTTCCAGCCGTCGATCCGCCCCTCCTGTCGGGCGCGGACGAACCACTTCGTCTCGTCGTGGACCAGCAGCGCCCCCGCGTTGTCGTCGCGGAAGAAGACCTCGTCGCGCGCCTCGGGGTCGTCGCTCGTGAACCGGCCGGCGACGCCGCGGTCCGCCGCTGTACACTCCCACAGCCGCTCGTGGTCGATCGGGTCCAGATCCAGCCAGAACGAGGCGCTGTCGTCCTCGACCGTGATATCAGAGATCGAGAGCGTCGACGACCGCCCGCCGTAGAAGTCGCTGCTCGGTTCCGTGTGCGGGGCGAAGAGGTGGCGTCCGGAGTCGCCCGTGAAGAGCGCGCCCTCCAGGTCGGAACCGCGGAGCGGGCCGCCCTCGTCGCTGTAGTCCGCGAACTCCGGGTCGAAGTACGGCGCCTCGCTCACGAACCAGTTCATGTCGGACGGGCTGGCGTCCCCGCCGGTCAGCGAGAGGATCCGCTCGTTGACGTGCGTGATCAACAGCCCCGACTCGGAGAGGGCGCGGTCCGGCCGCCACACCTCCTCGCCGGTCGGGCCGCGGAACTCGACGACGAAGTACTCGTGGGGGTTGTTCTCGGGGTCGGGGACGACTTTCACCGCGTCGCCCGAGGTCGTGTACGGCTCCAGCGAGAACTCGTTCGCGTAGCCGGCGGTGCTGGACCCCTCGACCACCTCGGTGAACTCCAGCCAGCCGATCCGTTCTTTGTGTACGCTCGACACCTCGGACATCTTCGCCGGGAGCGACCCGTCGCCGAGCAGGTCCCAGTACAGCGTCGCCCCCGTCGGTGAGTACAGGTCGCCGAACTCCAGGAAGTTGTGGGCGTACTCGTGGGCCAGCGGCGACCCCCACCACCGCCGGGCGTTGGCTTCCTCCTCCTGCAACCGTACATCGAAGCCGTCGGCGCTCACGCCGCGCTGGCGCGTGACGACCGCCTGGTTGCCCGCCCGCGTCTGGGCGTGACTGAGTACGGCCGGGTCCGACCCGTCGGACAGGCCCGACAGCGACACCGACGCCCACTCCAAGTCCGTCCGAACCGTCCCGACCGACAAGTCGGTTCCGTCGGGCAGCTCGTGGTCGCCGCTCTCGAGGACGACGTAGCCGACCGACTCGGTCACGTGCTGCTGGTTCTCGTAGTCCCACTCCTCTATCTGGAACTCGAACGACCACGAACCGACGTTTCTGAGCCGCGTGTGTGCGGGCTGGCTCCCCTCGTAGCTCGTCACCTGTGTCAGCACGACGGGGTCCGCGTAGCCCGCGTCGAGCGACACCGGGTGCCACTCGTCGCCGCCGCTCTGGTCAGTCCGAACGGTTCCGGCCTCGCCGATCCGCGCGCCGTCGCTGTCGGTTATCTCCCCGTCCTCGACGGTGAGGTAGCCGACGGTCTCCGGGACGTGGTCCGTTTCGGCGTTCATCGAGCGTTCCTCCTCAACGGCGACCTCGGCGTCGGCGTGCGACCGCGAGCGCATCCGGATCCCCGCCGTGTCGGACCCCTCGAACGTCTGGAGGGAGCCGACGACGACCGGCCGTTCCGCGTACGCTCCGTCGAACGTGACCGTCGACCAGTCGTCGGTGACGCCGTCGACCGTTCCGGCAGGACCGCTCCCGGTCGTCTCGGCCGCGACGTAGCCGATGCGTTCGGTCCTGTGGTCGCCGAGGTCGAACGTGACGTGGGTCTGGTCCCCGACGCGGTAGGTCGTCCCGCCGACGGCGTGATCGAAGCCGTTCCAGTAGGCGCTGGCCCTATCCGGGTAGTTCTGCACGAGCACGACCGACGGGATCCACCGCTTGCCGCCTTCGTTTCCGTCGACGTACAGGCCGCCTGCGGCCTCCCAGATCGCCTCCGCGTTCGCGTCCAGACATTCCTCGATCAGCTGCTTCCAGTTCCCGGAGCTCACGCCCGATATCGTCGGGATCAGCGGGTCGCCCCGATCGTCACGCGGCGTGTCGACGCCGAAGGCGAGCTCCCCGTACGAGAGCGTTCCCCAGTAGTCGGTCATGAACTCTGAGATGGTCGGCGAACTCGGATCGTCGCCCTCGTCGAGCCATGCCTTCGCGTCCGCCGTCGTCGTCGTCGAGTATCCGCCGGGTTCGTTCCCCTCCGGCAGGTTGAAAAACAGCGCGACCGAGTCCCAGTCGGCGGTGAGCGACCTGTCCTCGGCGTCGTTCGGAAGGGGTTGCGGAAGCGTCTCGAAGATTTTGCGGCGCTCGGCCACGTTCCCTGTCGGTCCCAGGACCGGGTCGGTGTCGCCCTCGCCTTCGATACACGGCGGTCTGTACGGAACACTGGCGTCGTCGATCCGGGCGCTCGTCTCGTCGCCGTCCGGATCCGCTGGATCGTCGGGCACGTCACTCACCCTCCCGGCGGTCGGGCGCTCGCACGCCCCCAGCCCGTTCCGTTTCCGACCCGGGAGCGAGTTCGCCGGACCGACGGGACTCCCCCACCGGTCCGCGTGTGCCGCATCGGCCGATGCCCGTCCGCCGAGTTCGATAGCCGTGATCCGATTCTTCGGTCTTGGATGTCGTCTCTCCTGTCATCGTCTTCTCCGTGAGCGTTCCCCCCCACGCTCCGTCACACTTCAAGTAAACTCGACTGGAAGAACGCCTGTCACCAATATCGGACACGTAATTGATAAATATTTTCACCGAACCAGCAAGCGCTGCGGATTCGGACGACTGAACCGTCCGAACCGCCGTCTTCGGCTCTCGAACCCGCCTCCGGTTCGACCCGCTGCCGGCCCGCGCCGCGCGCCCGAATCGTCGATGCGCCGCCCGAAGCGACGGCGCCGATACTACTTCGCCGACCCCGGTTTAGGCCGTCCGAAAAATGTCTGGATCTTGAAAAGTTATAAGTGGTTCAGACGCGAACTATCGCTTGCAATGAGCACCCAGAAGACGGTTCGACAGGAGGCTGGGACAGTCGGAGAGAACCCCGTTCGACTCGACGAGGAGAAGGCCGCACAGGTCATCGAGGCGCTGAACGCCGATCTGGCCGACGCGTACGTGCTGTACCATCAGCTCCACAAGCACCACTGGAACGTCGAGGGCGCGGAGTTCCGCGACATCCACGTGTGGCTGCAGGAGGCCTACGAGGACGTCGAGGCGGCCGCCGACGAACTCGCCGAGCGCCTGCAGGCCATCGGTGGCGTCCCGCACGCGAGCATGCCCGCGCTCTCGGCGGCGGCGACCGTCGAGCCGGAGGACGAGGACGTCTACGACATCCGGACCTCCTTCGAGAACGACCTGGAGATGTACGGCGACATCATCGAGAGCTACCGCGAGCACATCGAACTCGCCGAGGGGCTCGGCGACCACGCCACCGCCCAGATGCTCCGCGAACAGCTCGAAGACCTCGAGGAACACGCCCACGTCATCGACCACTACCTCGAGGACGACACCCTCGTCACCGAAGCCGCGATGAACTGACCACTCGCGTCGACCACACCACCCGAGCGGAGACGTTTTTTCCGGCCCCGTCCGGGAGCGTCGGCTCCGTCGTGTCCGTAGCCGGTCCGCGTCCGGGGCCGATCCCGTTTCGAGGGCGCTACTGCGTCACGTCGACCGCGATGTCGCTGGCGATCCACCCGTCGGTGTTCCCCGACTCGAGAAAGACGGACGTTCCGGGAGCGCCTTCACAGACGGATATCTCGGGTCGATCGCGCGGTTCCACGTCGGGCGTGGCAGCGACGTGCGACTGTGTGCCGGCGGCCATTACGAGCGTTTAGGTATGCCTAAAAGATAAAGGATGCGGTTCGGACGCGGCCGTCACGCCGGACCGTCACCGAGCCGGTCCGCGAGCCGGCGGCGAGCCAGCCGGAGACAGTCGGTGAACACCATCCAGACCTGTCGGACGACGATCTTCACGTCGAACCAGAAGGACTGGTTGCGGATGTACGTGAGGTCGTACTGGAGCTTCGCCCGGGAGTTCTCGCTGGACACCTCGTTGATCTGGGCCAGACCGGTCAGCCCGGGTTTGACGAACCACCGTTTCTTCCAGGTCTCCATCTCGTGCTGGAGGAACTCCTCCTCGGCGGTCCAGGCGGCCCGCGGGCCGACGACGCTCATCTGGCCGGTGAAGATCGCCCACAGCTGGGGGAGCTCGTCGAGGTGCGTCCGCCGGAGGAATCGGCCGACGCGAGTGACTCGATCGGCCTCCTCGCCGGGCGCCGCCGACTCGCCCTCCGGGCGCATGCTCCGGAACTTGTAGACGGGGAACGTGTCGCCGAACTGCGTGGTGCGCTCCTGTCGATAGAAGACGGGCCCGGGGCTGTCGACTTTGATGGCGACCGCGATGGGGACCGACACGACGAGCGTGACGGCCAGCCCGACGCTCGCGAACGCCAGGTCGAACAGTCGCTTCGTGATGCGGTTCTGCAGGTCCAGCGGCTCCATGTTGATCCCGATGAGCCGTTTGGTCCGCTCGGCGGAGATGGCGCCCTCCTCTTTGACGAGGACGCTCTCGTTGTGTTCGGTGAGGATCTCCACGTTCACGTCGTGTTCGTGGCAGGTCTCGAGGACGCCGAAAAACTCCGCGCGGTCGGTCTGGGGCAGGGCGGGGATCACCGTCTCGACGTTCGACCGCTGGAGGATGTCGTCCAGTCGGGAGAGCCCGCCCAGACACTCGTACTGGGTCAGTTTCTCCGGGATCCCGGCGTGGCCGCCGTCGGTGCCGACCCCGTCTTCGGCGGCGCGGTCGCGCGTGTCGGTCGGCGAGAACGCGTAGCCGACGACCGGTTCGGCCGCCGCCTGGACCGCGGCCTCGATCCGCTTGGGGTTGTTACCGACGACCAGCGTCCCGCCGCTCCGCTTGAGCTGCCAGTGTTGCAGCGCCGCGAACCACAGCGGCAGGGCGACCGACAGGATCGCGACGGTCGCGAGTAGCGCCGCCCGCGGGAGCCGCAGCGTGTAGTCGAAGTACCCGGCGGTGGCGAGCGCCGCCGTCACCACCAGCAGCGAGCGGACCGTCTCGGTCACCGTGTCGAGGATCCGCCGCGGCTGGGGCTTGCACAGCGACAGCGTGGCGAGCACCGTCACGACGCCCGTCAGCGCGAGCATCGTCGCGAGGTCGCCGCTGTGTCCGCCCACGTCGCTCGCGTGCCACAACAGCCCGTGGCGGTCGAAGGCGCCGCGGACCTCCGCGAGCCCGACGACGCCGAGCGTCAGCGCCGTGATCCCCACCAGCCCCGCGCCCGAGAGAACCCGATACACGTTTTTCGGATGCCGGACGGAGCCGCCGCTGCCCAGCGACAGGCGGGAACTCGAACCCGTGTTCGACTCGGCGTCCGCGGCCATCGGACTGGTTTAGGCAAACCTAAAATAAAAGAGTACAGGTTTCGTCCTCGGCGGCGGGCTGCCCGCGCGAGGGCGGTGGCCGTCGCCGGCGCGCGGCCTGGTTTTGGCGAGCCTAAGAACCGAAGCGCTTATTCCGATTTCGGTCCGGAGTGGACTCACAGGGGCTCGGGCCCCTCGGGACGGCGTTCGGCGGTCGGGGCCGGCCGCTCGTCGCGAGCGATAGTGGGAGCGGCGGCCCGGCGGTGTGCGGTCGCGCCACCGGTCCGAGCCGACCGCTCGATCCGATCTATGTCCACCGACCCACCGGCGGCCGACGCGCCGAACGTCCTGCAGGTCTGCACCTACTACTACCCCTTCACCGGCGGGATCCAGAAACTGGTGCGGACGCTGGTCACCGGGATCGACGACGCGAACTTCCGGATACTCACGTGCGCGACCGGCGGCCGCGGCGGCGTCGACGAGAGACACGGGACCGAGGTGGTCCGCGCCGGCTCGCCCGGCGCGGTCAAGTCGACGCCGATGAGCCCGACGTTCCCCTACCGGTTGCGCCAACAGCTCGCCTGGGCCGACCTGGTCCACTACCACCTCCCGTTCCCGCTCGGGCCGGTGAGCCACCTGATCAACCGCGTCGACACGCCGGCCGTCGCGACCTTCCACGACGACATCGTCGGCAAGGGCCCCGTCGTCTACCCCTATCGCCCGGTCCTCGACCGCTTCCTCGGCGACGTGTCCCGGGTGATCGTCACCTCGCCGAACATGCGCGACGAGTGCGCCCGGATCGCGAAGTGGCGCGGGAAAGCCGAAGTCGTCCCCATCGGGATCGAGGCCGAGGACGGCCCCGTCGAGCCGAAGTCGCTGGCGGGCCGGAAGCTGCTGTTCGTCGGCCGGCTCGTCGAGTTCAAGGGCGTCGAGTACCTCGTCTCGGCGATGGCCGAGCTCGACGCGACGCTGTCGGTCGTCGGGAAAGGCCCCGCTCGCGACACGCTCGAACGCCACGCCCGCGAGGAGGGGGTCGCCGACAGGGTGACCTTCGAGGGGTTCGTCTCCGAGGCCCGGCTCGACCGGCTCTACCGCGAGGCGGACCTGTTCGTGCTCCCCTCGGCCGGCGAGAACGAGTCGTTCGGCATCGTCCAGCTCGAAGCGATGCAGCGCGGGCTCCCGGTGATCAACACGTCGCTGCCTACCGGCGTCCCGTACGTCAGCGTCGACGGGGAGACCGGACTGACCGTCGAGCCGGGCGACCCGGCGGCGATCGCCGAGGCCGCGCGGACGCTGCTGGGTGACTCCGAGCGCTACCGGCGCTACTCGGCGAACGCCCAGCGGCGCGTCCGCGAGCGATTCACCAGACGACGGATGCTCGACGAGACCCGCGCCGTCTACCGCGACGCCCTCGCCGGCGAGTGACGGCGACGGGTTCGGCGACGAGTGACAGCGACGTGCTCGGCGACGAGTGACAGCGACGTGCTCGGCGACGAGTGACGGCGACGTGCTCGGACGCGCGGCCGGTGCCGTCGACGGGCGCTCGCCCCGCCGATCCGCAGCTATAAACTTCGCCGACGAAAACCCGCGGCCGATGGTCGCCCTCGCCGTCGTCGCGGTCGCCCTGGCGTTCGCGCTCGTCGCGCGGCGCCGCTCGCGGACCTACCGGGTGGCCGGCGGGCTCGCGCTCGCGGCCCACCTCGTCTTCGCGCTGGTCGTCCTCCCCTTGCTGCCCTACACCTGGGACATCGGCGTGTTCCACGAGGTCGCGACGGGACTCCTCGAAGGCGCCGAGGCCGCGCCCCTCTCGTCGCTGGACGCGTTCGGGACCGTCCAGGCGGTCGTCTACGCGAGCTTCGGCGCCGACCCGACGACCATGGCGGTCGTCAACGGCCTGTTCGCCGTCCTGACGCCGCTGCCGCTGTGTTACCTCGCCCGGCGACTGTACGACCCCCTCGAATCGACCGACGGCCTGCTGCTCGCGCTGCTGTTCCTGCCTTTCCCCTTCCTGTTCGCCAGCCTCCCGATGCGCGACGCCCTCTCGACGCTGCTGGCGGCGACGCTGCTGGCGGTCTGCGTGCGCGCGGTCGCCGACCGCCGCTACTGGTGGGCGCTCGCCGCACCGCCGCTGTGGGGGATGGTCTTCCTCCTGCGCGAGGAACTCGCCTTCCTGGTCCTGCTGGGCGCGGCCGGGTCGCTCCTCGTCGCGACGCTCCGGCGCGTCACCGACCGCCGGATCACGCTGGCGTCGCTGGCGCTGGTCGGCGCGCCGGTGGCCGTCGCCGGCTTCGCGCTGTTCACCCGGCTGTTCCCCGTCGACGCCCTCAACTCGCGGCTGCAGTACCGCATCATGGGCGGGGCCGCCTACCTCGGCTTCGAGCGCTACGGCTCGTGGCTGGACGTGGTCCTGGCGGTGCCGGTCCGCGCCGTCTACTTCCAGTTCGCGCCGTTCCCGCTCCACGTCGACTCGGCGTTCGACCTCCTCGCGGTGCTGTCCCTGCCGCTGCTGGTCGTCCTCGCGACGGCCGCGTATCTGACGCTCCGCCGTGTCGAGAGCGACCCCGTGGTGACGCTCCCCCTGCTGGTCGTCTACCTCGGGGGGATCGTCGGCTACGGGCTGATCGACTCGAACTTCGGGACCACGATCAGACACCGCTCGTTTTTCGTCTGCCTGCTGGCCGTCTTCGCGGCGCCGACGCTCGAATCGTGGTGGCGGTCACTCCGCACCGGGGTCGACGAACCGTGCCGTCAGCGCCGCCAGGCAGACGAACACCAGCGCGAAGCTGAGGAACTTGACGCCCGAGCCTAGGTTCGAGCGGAACACCGACCCGACGCTGACGACCACGAGCGCGGCGAGCGCCCCGAACAGGACGCGCTCGCCGTCCAGATGCGCGAACAGGACGCTCCCCTCGGCCCACCGGCCCAGCGTGCGCACCGCTCGGTAGGTCGCCGATTCGGAGAACGGCTCGACGTCGATCCGGGCCATCGTCGGTCGCGGATCGGAGCGAGACGCACATAACTGTTCGTGGTTCGACGCACGCTCGGACGACTCCGCCGATCGTCGGTCCCTCACCCCTGCATGTACAGCGAGTAGGTGATGACGGCCAGCCCGACGGCCAGGAAGACGCTGTTGACGAGGACG
The window above is part of the Halosimplex rubrum genome. Proteins encoded here:
- a CDS encoding FG-GAP repeat domain-containing protein, translated to MPDDPADPDGDETSARIDDASVPYRPPCIEGEGDTDPVLGPTGNVAERRKIFETLPQPLPNDAEDRSLTADWDSVALFFNLPEGNEPGGYSTTTTADAKAWLDEGDDPSSPTISEFMTDYWGTLSYGELAFGVDTPRDDRGDPLIPTISGVSSGNWKQLIEECLDANAEAIWEAAGGLYVDGNEGGKRWIPSVVLVQNYPDRASAYWNGFDHAVGGTTYRVGDQTHVTFDLGDHRTERIGYVAAETTGSGPAGTVDGVTDDWSTVTFDGAYAERPVVVGSLQTFEGSDTAGIRMRSRSHADAEVAVEEERSMNAETDHVPETVGYLTVEDGEITDSDGARIGEAGTVRTDQSGGDEWHPVSLDAGYADPVVLTQVTSYEGSQPAHTRLRNVGSWSFEFQIEEWDYENQQHVTESVGYVVLESGDHELPDGTDLSVGTVRTDLEWASVSLSGLSDGSDPAVLSHAQTRAGNQAVVTRQRGVSADGFDVRLQEEEANARRWWGSPLAHEYAHNFLEFGDLYSPTGATLYWDLLGDGSLPAKMSEVSSVHKERIGWLEFTEVVEGSSTAGYANEFSLEPYTTSGDAVKVVPDPENNPHEYFVVEFRGPTGEEVWRPDRALSESGLLITHVNERILSLTGGDASPSDMNWFVSEAPYFDPEFADYSDEGGPLRGSDLEGALFTGDSGRHLFAPHTEPSSDFYGGRSSTLSISDITVEDDSASFWLDLDPIDHERLWECTAADRGVAGRFTSDDPEARDEVFFRDDNAGALLVHDETKWFVRARQEGRIDGWNLGSRDRELVGDFDGDGREEIYVRSDGWAGIFRWAGERFEAPTVVGNEVGDWTLTARDDEVAADLDGDGRDEILALRDDGAAVLSWDEDFDVAATHGGTVGDYSFSPRDTAVAGRFTGSDGEEVVVVGDDGLALVGWDETAGALDTAAVHSEAVGDWTLGADDDLAVADLDGDGRDELYVRKTVSSPAVNEAAVLSWDGDGFESVWHRTTDLKGLENAQDRLTLGSEDRSYGGQFLPHHSRPNRGGIAHVADERVSLLSWDDDSAELRVESFERGGWFDWTDETDLVVGDFHRTGPETAEDGRLVTDEGTDLFLHNEWGTGTMGVDIRQHQVGGANVRSFDVFWRQPDYLMSLYEPSLVADVRNDQPVDVDETVEFVATPRGVDDIDDWSVEWAYRDGDGNHQRMGASDPGAVFEFDGFPVSDTGPGSDGHEIVGIRSRATRGDETLTDRFTVEFRPNERTRQFDANQALSGALSSDGTVVPATETDTLPVGDDAENVSTQAMLTFDLALPEDLSPSAITDATLTLVLRPPEGDPYGDLFDLSAVHVDYGDAIEPSDYRTKSLRLLPGRSVVPFEDGWGGRQVDVTRAVRHAWETRADRDDRVQFVLYHRQGTDSDSTADYSRLAADDPDVSSHNSLLQVRYDTEN
- a CDS encoding alkaline phosphatase PhoX, with amino-acid sequence MVDLNRRTLMASSAAAALGASVSGVASAEAADDEQTAGAPTVRGDLKRFSSTALGAEVTGPYVFDDGELLYSLQHPSRDNPGEYGRAGIGYFSGFQFDFSGTNDDFEELSTPSTEDERGRVRGADGEYTLLAREQDRIDGGSERLGVAQTPDGWDLTTENFAGTQYGDAGYNPDCNQFVATDGARTEGYLFTNWENSPGNVSRIPLHKDDGEWHADLDDAINLANTEPFREIGGTRINCYGDKSPWDTMLSSEENYAHTRVSLTATVGDIVEADSGRGLVGACQFWNRPNPSEIQAAIDEYYGEESWSVQGYWAMTGVELLAYYLGADRVDQAAPPYADGAEQANTTEPIGDSYPNPYRYGYHVDIREPAAETPQPVKYYVMGRAAWEAPDVQTDERTVYECSDGDSKGVYKFVAEDPIPSYDDPMDVEGTLYAPKITNGDAVAGDSPAETDLEIEWWPLGSATNAAVESWIAAYDDVTQVDYLATHSSWTEGEEVTAEILEEADREVVANGNRNYVTNEEIVRWADQWSPNDPDSVDDDLRKVPFLETRAAAKEIGASIEFNKAEGVDSVAGATSGDYVYFALSEFNDDLADDTGDLRLDRVDGGVVYRGTLDSNYDITTLEPVIVGPDATDPADVADDALINVDNLYVMEDGRVLCCEDADQLGRSYSNDCLYVFADEDTVRRLD
- the dpsA gene encoding DNA starvation/stationary phase protection protein DpsA; this translates as MSTQKTVRQEAGTVGENPVRLDEEKAAQVIEALNADLADAYVLYHQLHKHHWNVEGAEFRDIHVWLQEAYEDVEAAADELAERLQAIGGVPHASMPALSAAATVEPEDEDVYDIRTSFENDLEMYGDIIESYREHIELAEGLGDHATAQMLREQLEDLEEHAHVIDHYLEDDTLVTEAAMN